One Synechococcus sp. Nb3U1 genomic window, ACCGATTTCCCATTCGTTGGGGTTGCGCACATCGATCAATACAAAATCCTTTTGGGCATCGATGCGGGCCTTCAGATCGGCAACCGTGATCTCAACCATTTCGGATTGGCTAGCTTGCTCTTCCGCTTGGGCCTGCGGGATCCCGCAGAACTGCTCGTAATCGATCAGCTCCGTGATCGGGGGAGTGGCTGGATTTTTACGCAACTTCAGCTCCCGGAAGCTCATTTTTAGAGCATCGTAGAGCAGCAAACGCCCACTCAAGGTATTGCCGGTGCCCAGTAGGATCTTCACCGTTTCTGTAGCCTGAATAACCCCGATGATGCCGGGGAGGATCCCTAAGACACCCCCTTCAGCGCAGGAGGGCACCAACCCCGGTGGGGGCGGCTCAGGGTAGAGATCGCGGTAATTGGGGCCATCTTCGTAGTTAAAGACTGTGGCCTGTCCCTCAAAGCGGAAGATCGAGCCGTAGACATTCGGCTTACCCGTTAACACACAGGCATCATTGACCAAATAGCGGGTGGGGAAGTTATCGGTACCATCCACGATCACGTCGTAGCCAGCAAATAGCTCCAAGGCATTGTGAGATTTGAGGGCGGTTTCGTGTACATCCACTTGACAGTAGGGATTGATCTCCAGGATGCGGTTCTTGGCAGATTCCACCTTGGGCTTACCCACCCAGGAGGTGCCGTGGATCACCTGCCGCTGTAGGTTGGACACATCCACCACATCAAAATCCACTAGGCCAATCTGCCCGACCCCAGCCGCCGCCAGGTAGAGCAACAACGGGGATCCCAATCCCCCTGTGCCGATGCAGAGAACTTTGCCCGCCTTGAGCTTCTTCTGCCCTTCCAAACCCACCTCTGGCAAAATCAAATGCCGAGAGAAGCGCTCCATCTCATCGCGGGAGAGACTGACTTGGCTGGTATCTAGGTTCAACATCTTCAAAACCCTCCGGCGATAGCAGGAACAATGCTGATGGTGGCCTTTTCTCCGACGGGAGTACTATCCCCTTGGGCCAAATCCCGCACATCTTCGTCATTCAAGTAAACATTGACGAAATTGCGCAGCTTGCCATCTTCGGTGTAAAGGTGGCGTTTCAGGTCAGAGTAGCGGGCGATCAAATTGCCCATCACTTCGCCAACGCTGCTGCCATCGATCTCGACGGCTTCCTGATTGTCGGTATAGGGCCGCAAGGGGGAAGGGATCAGAATTTTGGTTGCCATAAGTATGTAGGTAAGGATCTCAACTCATCTCAGAGGCCAAGATTCAGAAAATACAGCTCTTACGTGGGCTTCTTACTGCAGTACTTGTGTCCTTAAAAGATAGTAGAGCGACCTACCCTGTGCAATGTGACTCACGTTCGCGCTAGCGTGCCCTTGGCGTAAAGGTCTGTAGTACCTGAATCAGAAAAAAGGGGATCTACCCAGCCAAGGCCGGGAGCGAGGGGAGCTGGGATTGCTCTAACACTTGCATCGGCTCCCGTTGCGGTTGATCCTGTTCATCCAGAATCCAACTGACCACCTCTTCTGCCTTGCCATTCTGTACGCTAACAATCACACAGGAAAACCCCCAGGGAAAAGCATGTTGCCGATCAAATTCGGAGGGTATAGCTGGATGGTTGGGGTGGGAGTGGTAGGTGCCTAGGATCCCCAGACCTTTGCGCACCGCATGGTCGTTGGCTCGCTTGAAATCCGCCGGATCGATCAAAAAACGGCGGTTGCTGGATTCCCCATCAGCCAGGGGATTTTCTGCCTGATCCCAGGTGTTGGTCACTGACCAAAGTTCATGAATGAGCTTGTCGCCCGCTTTGATCTCGCCAATCAAAATCCCGCAGCCCTCGTAGGGAAAGGCTTGCTCGCCGTGCTGGCGAATGGTGCGCAGGTGTTCTGCCAGGAGGTGAAGGGCCATCAATCTCGCCTTTGCCGATGGAATTACCGTTCTTTCATTCTGACACAGATTTGTCCGGGATCCGCTATTCCCCATAGCCCGGATGGATGTCCTATTCCATGCTCTTTCTAAACTTGAGGGGGTTAATCGGGTTCTTTCGGATCCCGTGGGAGGTAATGGATGCAGCCCTGACAGGGCCCCTGGGGGTTCACGGCACAGCGCAACCAAACTGATTGGGCACTGAATTGACAGGAGGGATCCCCCAAAGGCGGGCCAAATTCTCCAGTCCGTTGACGGCGCAGCAACACCACCTGACGTCGCCAGTCTTGTAAAAAACGGCTGTAAGCTCGTTCCCGCCACCGGCGCTTGGCAGCATTTTCCAGAACATGGGCGGTGAAGTTGTCCAACATGGGAGGAGCACTCAAAAAAGAGGCCAACTCGATGGAAGGTTGGGGGTTGCGTTGGATCAGCCCAGACCCTCAGGATGGCACACTCTATCGTGAAGAACCAAAGAGTACAGCTTTTCCCAGCGTCTCGCGTAGCGGGAGGATGGCCTTGATCCACTACAGTCCATATGGGCTAATTCCTGATCTGAGCAGGATTCTGGGCTACTTCAGATTCTCCATGCCGTCGGAAAAAGTGTAGGAGATCCCCTCGCTGTTCAGCTTTCTCCCGTCTCGCCAGACTGTTCTGGAGGTCTGTGTCGAACCTGGGCCTGCTGCAAAGCTTGGCGCACAACAGCAAATCCGGTTCCTCCGGCACTAAGACGGGCCGCCACCACCTGTTGAGGATCGATAGCCGCGAAAATATCCTCCTCAAAGGCCGGGTGAAACTGCTTCCACCGCTCCAGGCTTAAGTCCCGCAATACAATCCCTTCCGCCAAACAAACGCGCACAATCTGGCCAACCAAATCATGGGCAGTCCGAAAGGGGATCCCTTGGCGCACCAAATAATCCGCCACATCGGTTGCATTGGAGAAATCTTCCCCAACGGCAGCGGCCATCCGTTGCGGCTGAAATTGGATCCCTTCTTGCAGCAGAATCGTCATCGCCTCCAAGCAGGATCTGAGGGTATCGACCGTATCAAACAGCCCTTCTTTGTCCTCTTGCAGGTCTTTGTTGTAGGCCAGCGGCAGACCTTTCAAGGTGACCAACAACGCCTGCAAATGGCCAAACACCCGCCCTGCCTTCCCCCGCACCAATTCCGGCACATCGGGGTTTTTCTTTTGGGGCATGAGGCTGGATCCCGTGGCACAGGCATCCGTGAGGGTCACGAAGCGAAACTCTTGTGAGGCCCACAGCACCATTTCCTCTGAGAGGCGACTGAGGTGCACCAAAATCAAGCTGGCCGCCGCATGAAATTCCACCACATAGTCCCGGTCACTGACCGCATCCAAGCTGTTGGTGGTAATTCGCTCAAATCCCAGCAGATGAGCCGTCAGATGCCGATCGATGGGCAGAGGAGTCCCCGCCAAAGCGCCGGATCCGAGGGGACAAACATTTACCTGCTCTCGCACCTGGCCTAGGCGTTGCCAATCTCGCCAGAGCATTTCTTCGTAAGCCAGGAGATGATGGGCCAAGCTGACGGGTTGTGCCCGTTGTAGGTGGGTGTACCCCGGCAGGATCGTTTCGATATGTTGGCTGGCCAAGTGTAGCAGCACACCCCGCAGTTGCCAGATGGATGTGCGGATGCAATCGATCTGATCCCGCAGATAAAGGCGCAGATCCGTGCCCACTTGGTCATTGCGCGATCGTCCTGTGTGCAGCTTTTTTCCCACTTCCCCGACTAGGGCCACGAGGCGATGCTCTACGGCGTAGTGTACGTCCTCCGCATCGGGATCCGGCTGAAAGGTTCCGGCTTCGGCTTCCTGACGGATCTGCTCCAACCCCTGCCGAATTTGCTCAGCCTCCGACAGGGTCAAAATGCCACAGGCCCCTAACATCTGCACATGGGCTAGGGATCCAGCCAAATCATAGGGAAG contains:
- the moeB gene encoding molybdopterin-synthase adenylyltransferase MoeB, which codes for MLNLDTSQVSLSRDEMERFSRHLILPEVGLEGQKKLKAGKVLCIGTGGLGSPLLLYLAAAGVGQIGLVDFDVVDVSNLQRQVIHGTSWVGKPKVESAKNRILEINPYCQVDVHETALKSHNALELFAGYDVIVDGTDNFPTRYLVNDACVLTGKPNVYGSIFRFEGQATVFNYEDGPNYRDLYPEPPPPGLVPSCAEGGVLGILPGIIGVIQATETVKILLGTGNTLSGRLLLYDALKMSFRELKLRKNPATPPITELIDYEQFCGIPQAQAEEQASQSEMVEITVADLKARIDAQKDFVLIDVRNPNEWEIGRIPGAQLIPLPQIENGDGIEQVRQLVNGSELIVHCKSGMRSAKALGILQAAGIQGKNLKGGILAWAEAYDPSIPKY
- a CDS encoding DUF6464 family protein, with the translated sequence MLDNFTAHVLENAAKRRWRERAYSRFLQDWRRQVVLLRRQRTGEFGPPLGDPSCQFSAQSVWLRCAVNPQGPCQGCIHYLPRDPKEPD
- the argH gene encoding argininosuccinate lyase, producing the protein MLPNVSIPDSTPTPTPRPWSQRFEGSLHPAIARFNASIGFDIRLLPYDLAGSLAHVQMLGACGILTLSEAEQIRQGLEQIRQEAEAGTFQPDPDAEDVHYAVEHRLVALVGEVGKKLHTGRSRNDQVGTDLRLYLRDQIDCIRTSIWQLRGVLLHLASQHIETILPGYTHLQRAQPVSLAHHLLAYEEMLWRDWQRLGQVREQVNVCPLGSGALAGTPLPIDRHLTAHLLGFERITTNSLDAVSDRDYVVEFHAAASLILVHLSRLSEEMVLWASQEFRFVTLTDACATGSSLMPQKKNPDVPELVRGKAGRVFGHLQALLVTLKGLPLAYNKDLQEDKEGLFDTVDTLRSCLEAMTILLQEGIQFQPQRMAAAVGEDFSNATDVADYLVRQGIPFRTAHDLVGQIVRVCLAEGIVLRDLSLERWKQFHPAFEEDIFAAIDPQQVVAARLSAGGTGFAVVRQALQQAQVRHRPPEQSGETGES
- a CDS encoding M67 family metallopeptidase, which codes for MALHLLAEHLRTIRQHGEQAFPYEGCGILIGEIKAGDKLIHELWSVTNTWDQAENPLADGESSNRRFLIDPADFKRANDHAVRKGLGILGTYHSHPNHPAIPSEFDRQHAFPWGFSCVIVSVQNGKAEEVVSWILDEQDQPQREPMQVLEQSQLPSLPALAG
- a CDS encoding MoaD/ThiS family protein produces the protein MATKILIPSPLRPYTDNQEAVEIDGSSVGEVMGNLIARYSDLKRHLYTEDGKLRNFVNVYLNDEDVRDLAQGDSTPVGEKATISIVPAIAGGF